In Poecilia reticulata strain Guanapo linkage group LG1, Guppy_female_1.0+MT, whole genome shotgun sequence, one genomic interval encodes:
- the LOC103471571 gene encoding GTPase IMAP family member 4-like, giving the protein MDSTSAKDLRIVLLGKTGSGKSATGNTILKRDAFIAEMSPSSVTKTCQKETVHLDDRTVTIIDTPGVFDTSITEKELKRQIENCVNLSLPGPHIFLLVINLSARFTVEEKNAIKWITDNFGEEVSKYTIVVFTGGDQLKDTIENYLHKSPDLRKLTSDCKAGYVVFDNTCKGNRTQVADLLENIEKTVQLNGGHYTSEIYKQVQNKLWWQQARSYVGTAGNYLLCAAAGAAAPAAAGALAAEEAAVALSVPQVLALGGAAIVKGVGWFIRPRTGNN; this is encoded by the exons ATGGATTCAACCTCAGCTAAAG ACCTGAGAATCGTCCTCCTGGGAAAAACCGGATCTGGTAAAAGTGCAACAGGGAATACCATCCTGAAAAGGGACGCTTTTATTGCAGAGATGTCTCCTTCCTCTGTGACGAAGACATGCCAGAAAGAAACCGTCCACCTGGACGACCGAACAGTGACTATCATTGACACTCCTGGGGTGTTTGACACATCAATTACTGAGAAAGAACTGAAGCGTCAAATAGAGAACTGCGTCAATCTGTCTCTCCCTGGACCACATATCTTCCTGCTAGTCATCAATCTCTCTGCGCGCTTCACAGTGGAGGAGAAAAATGCCATCAAGTGGATCACAGACAACTTCGGCGAGGAAGTCTCAAAGTACACAATCGTTGTTTTCACTGGGGGGGATCAGCTCAAAGACACCATCGAGAACTATTTGCACAAAAGCCCTGATCTGAGGAAGCTGACCAGTGACTGCAAAGCTGGATATGTTGTGTTTGACAATACGTGCAAAGGAAACCGCACTCAGGTGGCTGATCTGCTTGAGAACATAGAAAAGACTGTCCAACTGAACGGCGGTCATTATACCAGCGAGATTTACAAACAGGTCCAGAACAAACTATGGTGGCAGCAGGCCCGGAGCTATGTGGGAACTGCAGGAAATTATTTAttgtgtgcagcagcaggcGCAGctgcacctgctgctgctggtgctctAGCGGCAGAGGAAGCAGCAGTAGCTTTATCTGTACCACAAGTGTTGGCTCTTGGAGGTGCAGCGATTGTGAAAGGTGTTGGATGGTTCATCAGACCTAGAACAGGCAATAACTAA
- the slc25a10b gene encoding mitochondrial dicarboxylate carrier, translating into MTEKRMSRWYFGGLASCGAACCTHPLDLVKVHLQTQQEVKKKMVGMAVHVVRNDGVLALYSGLSASLCRQITYSLTRFAIYETVRDMMGNTGKGPMPFYQKVLLGAFGGFTGGFVGTPSDLVNVRMQNDVKLPPEQRRNYKHAVDGLYRVFREEGVRRLFSGVSMASGRGALVTVGQLACYDQAKQLVLGTGVMGDNILTHFLSSFIAGGCATFLCQPLDVLKTRLMNSKGEYTGVMHCLRETAKLGPLAFYKGLVPAGIRLVPHTVLTFVFLEQLKKYFGIRIIS; encoded by the exons ATGACTGAGAAACGGATGTCGCGGTGGTATTTCGGGGGGCTGGCCTCCTGCGGAGCCGCATGCTGCACCCATCCTCTGGACCTCGTCAAG gtCCACCTGCAGacacagcaggaagtgaagaaGAAGATGGTTGGGATGGCTGTGCACGTGGTGAGGAATGACGGAGTGCTGGCTCTCTACAGTGgcctctctgcctctctgtgtCGACag atTACCTACTCCCTCACCAGATTTGCCATCTATGAGACAGTCAGAGACATGATGGGCAACACTGGCAAAGGACCAATGCCTTTTTACCAGAAGGTCCTGCTGGGAGCATTTggag GATTCACTGGTGGGTTTGTTGGGACTCCATCAGACTTGGTGAATGTCAG AATGCAAAATGATGTGAAGCTGCCACCAGAGCAGAGAAGAAA CTATAAACATGCCGTTGATGGACTCTACAGAGTTTTTAGAGAAG AGGGTGTGAGAAGGCTGTTCTCAGGAGTCTCCATGGCGTCTGGCAGGGGGGCGCTGGTCACTGTGGGGCAG ttgGCGTGTTATGACCAAGCCAAGCAGCTGGTGTTGGGAACAGgcgtgatgggagacaatataCTCACACACTTCCTTTCCAGCTTCATAGCG GGAGGCTGCGCTACGTTCTTGTGTCAGCCTCTGGATGTGCTCAAAACCAGGTTGATGAACTCAAAAGGAGAGTACACA GGAGTAATGCACTGCTTACGGGAAACAGCCAAACTGGGTCCGCTGGCATTttacaag GGTCTTGTCCCAGCTGGGATCCGCCTGGTTCCCCATACAGTTCTCACCTTTGTTTTCCTGGAGCAACTCAAGAAGTACTTCGGCATTCGCATCATCTCCTGA